CACAAATCACAGCTCCCGCTGGCCAGAAACACGCAGTTCAGCATCAGCACCACGTCCGCCGGCGACAACCCCCCGCTGGCGTTCATATCCCCCTTCGCTCCCGCACAGCCCGAACCGACGGTGAAAAAAGCCGGCGAATACGTCTCCAATGAATCGACGGTCACCTTAATTCGCCCCGAAGAAGCGCCGGCGGGAACTTCAACCGTAAGTGAATCGGTGTTGGCGGAAAGAACAGCGGCCTGTCCCAAACCAAAGCAAACCTTGTTGTCAGCCGGTGTGGGGCCGAAATTTGAACCTAAAATCGTAACCGTATCCCCCGCTTCTCCCGAATCCGGGCTGACCAAAGTG
The nucleotide sequence above comes from Verrucomicrobiia bacterium. Encoded proteins:
- a CDS encoding IPT/TIG domain-containing protein, producing TNIFNVGAGGAGGSSPGVSGAPGISAPIVGAATEATPSITLVSPDSGEAGDTVTILGSNFGPTPADNKVCFGLGQAAVLSANTDSLTVEVPAGASSGRIKVTVDSLETYSPAFFTVGSGCAGAKGDMNASGGLSPADVVLMLNCVFLASGSCDLCFADVNCSGGLSPADVVIELNMVFLGAGAGC